One Kiritimatiellia bacterium DNA window includes the following coding sequences:
- a CDS encoding type II toxin-antitoxin system HicB family antitoxin, producing the protein MVREYWIDNGWYVGRVKEVPGVFSQGKTLNELKKNIQEAYHLMMEKTSENEYSENVKETLVQV; encoded by the coding sequence CTGGTTAGAGAATATTGGATTGATAACGGCTGGTATGTCGGTCGCGTCAAGGAAGTGCCGGGCGTTTTCAGCCAGGGCAAAACCCTGAACGAACTGAAAAAGAATATTCAGGAAGCCTATCATTTGATGATGGAAAAGACATCAGAAAATGAATATAGCGAGAACGTCAAAGAAACTCTAGTACAGGTATGA
- a CDS encoding type II toxin-antitoxin system HicA family toxin: MKRRELVRNLTRQGCFLKRSGGGHDIWHNPKTGRSAPVPRHAG, encoded by the coding sequence ATGAAACGCCGCGAACTGGTTCGCAACCTGACGCGACAGGGATGTTTTTTGAAACGATCAGGTGGCGGACATGATATCTGGCATAATCCTAAAACCGGCCGTTCCGCCCCAGTACCGCGACATGCGGGTTAG
- the rnk gene encoding nucleoside diphosphate kinase regulator, translating to MKHIYITQNDYDRLLVMLSEREKAENKDSPYLQSLRQEIARAIIVPSDKIPRHVITMHSQVSLRDMDSREDMVYTLTFPDEADAAGNKISILAPIGTALIGYSVGDTIEWKVPTGLRRLKVMKIIYQPEAAGRLD from the coding sequence ATGAAACACATATATATTACGCAGAATGATTATGATCGCCTGCTCGTTATGCTGTCGGAAAGGGAAAAAGCGGAAAACAAGGATTCGCCCTATCTCCAGTCGCTACGGCAGGAAATAGCCCGCGCCATAATCGTGCCGTCCGATAAGATTCCCCGGCATGTCATCACCATGCATTCGCAAGTGTCGTTGCGCGACATGGATTCGCGCGAAGACATGGTCTACACCCTGACTTTTCCGGACGAGGCCGATGCCGCCGGCAATAAAATTTCCATACTGGCTCCCATTGGAACAGCTTTGATAGGCTATAGCGTTGGCGATACGATTGAATGGAAGGTTCCGACGGGGCTACGGCGGCTGAAAGTGATGAAAATTATTTACCAGCCGGAAGCCGCCGGCCGTTTGGATTAG